In Deinococcus puniceus, one genomic interval encodes:
- the purS gene encoding phosphoribosylformylglycinamidine synthase subunit PurS — MSPEPTKTDQATVFQATVFQAKVFVTLKPSILDPQGRTVERALSHLGQQASSVRVGKLIELQLEGERGEVEARLQDMAVNVLSNPVMEDVRWELEEAGVVAQ; from the coding sequence ATGTCCCCCGAACCCACCAAGACCGACCAAGCCACAGTGTTTCAAGCCACCGTGTTTCAAGCCAAAGTGTTCGTGACCCTCAAGCCGTCCATCCTCGATCCACAGGGACGCACCGTCGAACGGGCCCTGTCTCATCTGGGGCAGCAGGCCAGCAGCGTGCGTGTGGGCAAACTGATTGAGCTGCAACTGGAAGGCGAGCGCGGCGAGGTGGAAGCCCGCCTGCAAGACATGGCCGTAAACGTGCTGAGCAATCCCGTGATGGAAGACGTGCGCTGGGAGCTGGAAGAAGCAGGCGTGGTGGCACAGTGA